CTTCGAGAAGTTTCCCCGGGCCGACGCCACGCTGACCACCCAGATGAAGAGCGTGGGCGAGGTGATGAGCATCGGCCGCACGTTCAAGGAGAGCCTGCAGAAGGCCGTGGCGAGCCTGGAGAAGGACATCCACGGCCTGCGCTCCCCCATCAAGGACGCCGGGTCGCTCACGGACGAGGAGATCCGGGAGCGGATCGCGGACCGGCTGCGGGTGCCCAACTGGGAGCGGCTGTGGTACCTGGCCGAGGCGTACCGCCGGGGCATGGACGCCCACGAGATCCACCGGCTCACCCAGATCGACCCGTGGTTCCTGGAGAACCTCAGGCAGATCGTGGAGTTCGAGGAGGAGCTGGCCACCTTCCGCAAGTCGGCCGGCCGGGGCCGGCTGCCCGACGAGGTGCTCCGCGAGGCCAAGGAGTGGGGGTTCACGGACCGGCGCCTGGGGGATCTGCTGGAGGTGAGCGAGGCGGAGGTGCGCCGCTGGCGGGAAGAGGCGGGCATCCGGGCCGTGTTCAAGCGGGTGGACACCTGCGCGGCCGAGTTCGAGGCCCACACCCCCTACCTGTACTCCACCTACGAGAGCGAGTGCGAGGCCGCGCCCACCGACCGCCGGAAGATCATGATCCTGGGCGGGGGCCCCAACCGGATCGGCCAGGGCATCGAGTTCGACTACTGCTGCGTGCACGGGGTCCTGGCGCTCCGGGAGGACGGGTACGAGACCATCATGGTCAACTGCAACCCGGAGACCGTGTCCACCGACTACGACACGGCCGATCGGCTCTACTTCGAACCCCTCACCCTGGAGCACGTGCTGAACATCGTGCGCACCGAGCGGCCCGAGGGGGTGATCGTGCAGTTCGGGGGCCAGACCCCGCTCAAGCTCGCCCGGGCCCTCGAGGCCGAGGGCGTGCCGATCATCGGCACCAGCCCGGACAAGATCGACCTGGCCGAGGACCGGGAGCGGTTCCAGCGGCTCCTGCACGACCTGGGGCTCAAGCAGCCCGAGAACGGCATCGCCCGCAGCCCCGAGGAGGCCGAGGCCGTGGCGGCGGCCATCGGGTACCCCGTGGTCGTGCGGCCGTCGTACGTGCTGGGCGGCCGGGCCATGGAGATCGTGTACGACGAGAGGAGCCTGCGCCAGTACATGACCGAGGCCGTGGAGGCGAGCCCCGAGCACCCGGTCCTGATCGACAAGTTCCTCAACGACGCGATCGAGATCGACGTGGACGCGGTGGCCGACGGCCGGCGGGTGGTGGTGGCCGGCATCATGGAGCACATCGAGGAGGCCGGCGTGCACTCGGGCGACTCGGCCTGCTCCCTGCCCCCGTACAGCCTGGCCCCCGACCTGGTCGAGGAGATCCGGCGGCAGACCGAGGCCCTGGCCCTGGCCCTGGAGGTCCGGGGGCTCATGAACGTGCAGTTCGCCGTGCAGGACGGAACGATCTACGTGCTCGAGGTGAACCCCCGGGCGAGCCGCACGGTGCCGTTCGTGTCCAAGGCCACGGGCGTGCCCCTGGCGAAGATCGCGGCCCGGGTCATGGCCGGCCGGACCCTGGACGAGCTGGGCGTGACCCAGGTGCCTGTGCCGCGGCACGTGAGCGTGAAGGAGGCGGTGTTCCCCTTCGTCAAGTTCCCGGGGGTGGATACGATCCTCTCGCCCGAGATGAAGAGCACGGGCGAGGTCATGGGCATCGACACGGACTTCGGCATGGCCTTCGCGAAGGCCCAGCTGGCCGCGGGCAACCCCCTGCCCCTGGCCGGGACCGTGTTCGTGTCGGTCAAGGACGACGACAAGCCCGCCGCCGCCCAGGTGGCCCGCCGCCTCGTGGAGGAGGGGTTCCGGCTGATCGCCACCCGGGGCACGGCAGCGTTCCTCCAGGCCGAGGGGCTGCCGGTCGAGGTGGTGAAGAAGGTGCAGGAGGGCCGGCCCCACGTGGTGGACGTGATCGTGAACGGCGAGGCCGACCTGCTGATCAACACGACCCAGGGGGCCAAGGCCATCGCGGACTCGTTTCACATCCGGCGGGCCGCCCTGGAGTACAACGTGCCCTACTTCACCACGGTGGCGGGCGCCCGGGCCGCGGTATCGGCCATCCGAAGCCTGCGGCGCGCCGAGTTCCGCGTGAAGCCGCTGCAGGAGTACTATGGCTGGAAGGCGGGAAGGCTAGAAGGCTAGAAGGCTGGGAGGCATCGTCAGTCAGACCCTGCGGGACCCTACACCGGGGAAGGTAACGTTCGGTGGTGCGGGCACATTGCCGGCGGCGGGGCATGGGTTTCAGAAGCCAGATTTCAGCGGACAGAGGACAGGAAAATCCCGAAAAACAGCCTGGTTTTCTCGGGGACTTCTTCTAGGGTCATCCGACGCCTTCCTCCTGTCCACTGTCCTTCTGAATTCTGACCCCTGACACGGCCGAAGGCCCCCGACCGACGACCAACGACCGAAGTTACATGGGAGTCAACACGTGGCGCTGGATCTGACGAGTCTGCGCAAGGCGGTGAGGGCCCTGGGGGATGTGCTCGACCGGTGCGAAGACGAGGCCGTGACCTCAGGGCTCGATCCCGTTACGAGAAACGCCCTGCGGGCGGGAGCGATCCAGCACTTCGAGTTCACCTTTGAGCTCTGCTGGAAGTTCATGCAGCGGTGGTTGCGGCAGAACGCCGAGAGCGAGGAGGCCGCCCGGCCCCGAACCCGCAAGGACCTCTTTCGCATGGCGGCCAGGTGGGGCCTGATCGACGACCCGATACCGTGGTTCCGGTACGCCGAGGCCCGGAATCTCACATCCCACACCTACAACGAGGACGAGGCGGCCCGGGTGTACGCGGTGGCCCGGTCGTTCCTGGGGGACGCCCGGGCGCTCCTGGCCCGGTTGGAGCAGGCCAATGATTGACCTGCCCGCCGCAGAGATCGAGGAGGTGCGGCGGCTGGTGGCCCGCCACCTGCCCGGACGGGAGGTGCGGGTGTTCGGGTCGCGGGCGGAGGGCTCTGCCCGGAGGTTCTCGGACCTCGATCTCGCGGTGGTGGGGCCTGCTCCCGACGAGGAGCTCGAAGCCCTGCGGGACGCCTTTTCCGAGTCGGATCTCCCGATCCAGGTGGACGTGGTGCGGTGGGAGGACCTCCCCGAGGGGATCCGCGAGGGCATCGGGAACCGGTTCGTGGTGCTCCAGGAGGCCGAGGGGCGGTGACGAGAGGGGATTGGATCGGGCGGTTCCTGGGGCCCCCGGCGTTCGGGGGGGTGGTGGCTTCGCCCGGCCGCAGCAAGCACGGCGACAAGGTCCTCCGGTGTTGTCTCCAGGCCGCCCGCACGCTCGGGAGGGTCGCGCTCATCGCGGGCCTGGTCGTTTGGGCGTGGGGTGGCGCGTTCGCCGGCTCCCGCGAGCACCTGGAGGTGGGGCTCAAGGCCTATCGGGACGGGTTCCACGACCTGGCCGCCAAGGAGCTTCGAGCCTACCTGGAGGCCGAGCCATCGAGCCCCGACCGGGCCGAGATCCTGGATCTCTTGTTCCGGGCGGAGCTGGCCCGGGGGAACCCCGAGGGGGCCCGGGCCGCGCTGGAGGAGCTCGCCCGGCTGGGCCGGCCCGAGGCCGAGTACTGGCTGGGGTGGCTCGCCGTCCGCGAGGGCCGGGACGAGGAGGCCCTGACCCACCTCGCCCGGTATCTGAAGGCGGGTGGGGACCGTGTGGCCGACGCCCGGCTCCTGGCGGCCCGATCCTCGGCCGCACTGGGCCGGTGGAAGGAGGCCCAGGCCCACTACCGGGCGTTCCTGTCCGCAGCCCCCCGGGACGACTCCCGGCGCGCCGCTGCGTGGCTCGGTCTGGTGAAGGCCGCGCGGGAGGCGGGGGACCCGAAGGCGGTGGAGACCTTCGCCCGGGAGGCCCTTGGGGACCCCGCCCTTGCCGGCGCTCGGGAGGCCCTCCGGGGCCTCGCCCGGACCGGCGCGGCCGCGGCGTCTACGCCCGAGGACCGGGCCTTCTTCTGGGGCCGGCTGGCAGCGTCGGCCGAGGACCCGGCCGACCGCGCCGAGGCCCTGTACGAGCAGGGCCGGGCCCTGGCCGAGGCCGGAGAGCCCGAGGCGGCGGCCGGGGCCTTGGAGCGGTTCCTCGCGCTGGAGCCCCGGGGAGATCGGGCGGTCGAGGCCCGGCTGGTGCTCGCGGACGTGGCCCGGGCGCGGGGGGACCTGGGTGCTGCCCTCACGCACCTGGAGGGCGCGATCGCGGCCGGGGCGGCCGGCCGGCGCGCTCTCGATCTACATCGGGCCGCGTTCGCCCTGGCGTCGAAGCTGGGGGACGAGGGCCGGGCCGAGGCCCACGCCCGGGCGCTTCTGGGGGCGGCCGACGCCGTGTCCCGCCAGGAGGCGGACCGGGCCCGGTGGTTCCTGGCCGGCCGGGCGGCGGCCGCGGGCCGGGCCGAGGAAGCGGTGGGGCTGTGGGACGCGATCGATCCGGCCGGCCCCCTGGGGCCGGCGGCCCGGCTCTCTGCGGCCCGGACCCTTCTGGACCGGGGGGATGCCGGGGGAGCCCTGAAGAGGGTCGAACCCCTGCTGGCCACGGCAACGGACCTGGAGCCGTGGCTGTTGGCCGTGGCCGCCGCCGAGGCGGCCGGGGACGAGGGGCGGGCCGGCCGGTTTTCCGCGGAGGTGGCGGCCCGGGTCCCGGCGGACCAGGCACCCGGCTGGCTCGAACGGGCCGTCGCCCACTTCGAGAAGGCCGGGGACCGGGCGCAGGCCCGGGCCCTGCGCGAGCGGCTGGCCACGGAGCACCCAGCCACGGCCGAGGGCGACCGGGCGGCCCTGGCCCTCCAGGTGGAGGCGTTCCGGGCCGAGGACTGGGCCGGGGTGCTGAGGTGGTCGGCCGCGGCCCGCAGGGCCGACCCTTCCGGCGCGGCCGAGCTGCGGGAGGCTGAGGCCCTCGTACGCACAGGGAAGAACGCCCGGGCCGCGGAGGTGTTGGAGGCCGTGGCCGGCCGACCCGGGCCCCACCGGGCCAGGGCCCTGCTGCGGCTCGGCACCCTGGCCGACGAGGCCGGCGACTTCGACCGGGCCCGGCAGCGGTACGAGGCGGCACTTGCCGCCGGGTTGCCGGACCCGGCCGGCCGGTGGGTGCGGAGGCGGTTGGCCGAGCTTCGGGAGGCCGGCCGTGGCCGATGAGGAGCCGGTCCGGATCGTGGAGGTGCCCCCCGCCCGGTGGATGGAGGTGCTCCGGGTGGAGTCGGCGAGCTTTGCCCACCCCTGGGACCCCGGCACGGTGCACGAGGTGCTCCACAGCCGGTTCTGCCGGGCCCTGGGCGCCGAGGCGCCGGACGGCTCCCTGGTGGGGCACGTGCTGTACGCGGTGCAGGGGGGGCTGTGCCACGTGCTCGATCTGGCCGTGCTGCCCGGGTGGCGGCGCCGGGGCATCGGGACCCGGCTGGCCCGGGCGATGCTCGAGCGGCTGAAGGCCGAGGGGGTGGAGTTCTCGTTCCTGGAGGTCCGCGCCTCCAACGCCGGCGCCGAGGCGTTCTACCGGTCCCTTGGGTTCGAGCCGGTGGGCCGGCGCCCCCGATACTATCCGGACACCGGCGAGGACGCGGTGGTGATGGTGCGCCTTCTAGCCTCCTAGGGTATCGTTTCCGAAATCCCGTGGTTTTCCTAGGGAGTGGGGCTGGGGGCCCCTCCTTCGCTGAACGGCCTCGCAGGGGCCGCCTCGGCGCGGTTCGCTGCGGCGCGTGAGAGCACGCGCCGCGGCCGCACCGCTCGCGCCGGGCGGCCCGGGCTGCTCGGCCGTCGCGTTTCGTCGGAGCCCCCAGCCCCACCCACGCAATCCGCATACGTTTTTGCGAAACGGAAGCCCGCATTATTCATGAGCGTTCGTCGCGAAACCGTCGAGTGTGCGTCAGATCGGGGCAAGCGCAGCGCCGAGGGGCGCAGGCGTACTGGACGGTACGTCGAGCCCCGAGGCGCGAGCACGCCCCGAGATGGCGTGCAATCGGCGGTTGCAGCAGAAGGCTTCATGAATAACGCGGGCTAGCCTTCCAGCTTTCCAGGAGGTTCCGGATGGACGACCGGGCGTGGGTGGTGTACCGGGAAGCCCTCGGTGGGGAGTACTACCGGTTGCGGCTTCGGCCGGCCGAGCCGTTCGGGGCCGAGCCCGGGCAGTTCGTGATGCTCCAGGTGGGGGAGGGCATCGACCCCCTGTTGCGACGGCCGTTCAGCATCCATCGGATGGACCCCCTGACCGGAGGGGAGTTCGAGGTGCTGTTCCGGGTCGCGGGCCGGGGCACCTCCCTGCTGGCCCGCCGCCACGTGGGGGACCGGGTGGACGTGCTGGGACCCCTGGGCCGGGGGTTCACGTTGGATGCCGAAGCCCCGGTCCTTGTGGGCGGGGGTGTGGGGGTGGCCCCTCTCCTGTTCCTGGCCGAGGCGTTCCTGGACCGCGGGGTGCGGCCCCGGCTCGTCCTGGGCGCCCGGTCCGACCGGGACCTGCTGTGCCACGGGGACTTCGCGTGCCTCTCGGTACCCTGCGAGCTGGTCACCGAGGATGGGAGCCTCGGCCGAACGGGCCTGGTGACCACCCCGCTGGAGCACGCCTTGCGGGAGGCGGGGGGGGCGGCCCGGGTGTACGCCTGCGGCCCCATGCCCATGCTCCGGGCGGTGGCGGATCTGTGTGCGCGGCACGGGGTGGGCTGCGAGGTCTCCCTGGAGGCCCACATGGCCTGCGGGGTGGGGGCGTGCCTGGGATGCGTGGTGCCCGCGGCCGGGGGGGGGTACCTGAGGGTGTGCAAGGACGGGCCGGTGTTTCGAGGGGAGCAGATCGCTTGGAACGCCGAAGTGGGGTGAGGGCCTCGGCCGAGAAAATGCTTCCGGGACGAATTTTTTTCTAAAGCCGGGAAGGGAAGCGGCCGATCTTGGAACCCAGGGCCGGTGGCTAGCGCCCAGCCTCCTCTCTTCCTCCTCCTTTCGGAAACCGGGCCGTCCCCTTTGGGACGGCCCGGTTTCTTATTACGGCAGTTGCTTGCGGATCGCCTCGATCTCGGCCCGGATCTTCCCTGCCATCTCGGCCGGGGGCTTGCGCTCGAGGTAGCGCTGCCACGCCTTCATGGCGCCCTCGAGGTCGTTGAGGTCGTACCGGAGCACCACCCCCAGGTTCAGCAGGCTGTTCAGGTGGGACGGGTCCAGATCGGCGGCCCGGCGAAACTCCTCCACCGCCTTCTGGAAGTCGCCGATCCGTCGGTACATGATGCCCCGATCGGTGATCACGTCGGGGTCGTTGGGGTCGAGTTCCAGGGCCTTGGTGTAGGCGTCGATCGCCTCCATGTACTGGTCGGTGTCGAAGTAGAGGTTCCCCAGCCGCACCCAGGCGGTGCGGTTGGTGGGGTCGTTCTTCAGGATGTTCTTGAGCTCCCGGATCTCCACGGTCAGGCTCCCCAAGGTGGACGAGGGGGGGGCCACGGCGGGGGCGGGCTGGGTCACCGGAGCGGGTCTAGGCCCTGGGGTGTGAGCCACGAAGTACCCCGACACGATGCCCACCACGAAACCCACCACCAGGCATCCAACGGCCCAGATGACGGCCTGATCCAGGTTCACCTTCTTGGGCTGCGACATCCGTACTCCTCCCTGAACGTGTTGCCGGGTCCAACGCCCGGCAGGGGCCGAGCGGGCCGCGAGCCGGGTTCCCGCGCGGGAAAGGGCTTGATACCCGCCCTTCCGGCAGGGTGTCAAGTCGCGCCTCAAGGCTCGGCGGGCCGTGCCGATCCGTAAGGGAGGTTTGGGACGAGCGGCGTTCGAGGGGTCGACGATGATCAAGAAGATCGCGGTGGAAGACCTGGAAGTGGGCATGTTCATCGAGGACTTCAACGTCCCCTGGATGGACCACCCCTTCATGAGCAACAAGAAGAAGATCCGCAGCGCCAAGGAGATCGACCTCATCCGGGAGCACGGGATCCAGGAGGTGTACATCAACACGGCCAAGGGGAAGGACAGCTCCCGGGCCGTGTCGGTGGAGGAGGCGGACGCAGAGGTCCGGCAGCGGATGGAGCAGGAGGTGGCCGCCAAGGGGGCGGAGGGCCCCCCGGTCCAGCTCTCCAAGGAACAGGCGGCCTTCGAGGAGGAGGTCCGGCGGGCCAAGGTGGTGTACGCCGAGGCCAAGGCGCTGGTGAAGGACCTGCTCCACGACGCCCGCATGGGCAGGAGCATCGACGGCGAGCGGGCCGCCCAGACCGTGGACAAGATGGTGGACTCGATCTTCCGCAACCCCGACGCCATCACCAGCCTGTCACGGCTCAAGAGCTTCGACGACTACACGTTTCAGCACTCGGTGAACGTGAGCGTGCTGGCCCTGGCCCTGGGCCGGCACCTGGGGATCGTGAAGGAGGAGCTGCGGCGCCTGGGGGTCGGGGCGATCCTGCACGACGTGGGCAAGATGCGGGTGCCCGAGCAGATCCTGAACAAACCGGGCCGGCTGACCGACGAGGAGTTCGCCGTGATGAAGACCCACACGCTCCACGGCGCCAAGATCCTGATGGACACCCGCAACGTGCCCAACGAGAGCGCGGCCGTGGCCCTGAACCACCACGAGCGGTTCAACGGCCGGGGCTACCCCCGAGGAGTGGAGGGCATGGCCATCGGCAAGTTCGGCCTGATCGCGGCCATCGTGGACGTGTACGACGCCATCACCTCGGACCGCGTCTACCACAAGGGCATGCCGAGCCACCAGGCCCTGCAGAAGATCTACGAGTGGTCCAAAACCGACTTCTACCCGGTGTTCGTGCAGAAGTTCATCCAGTGCGTGGGCATCTACCCGATCGGATCGGTGGTGCGTCTGGACACGGGGGAGGTGGGGGTGGTGTGCCGCCAGAACCACGCCGAGCTGATCCGGCCCTGGGTTCGGCTGGTGCGAAAGGCGTCGGGGGAGCCGTTCACCCCGCCTGTGGACGCGGACCTCACCCAGCCGGATCCCGAAGGGGAGAAGCCGTTCGCCCGGACCATCGCCACGACCCTGGAGGCCGCTCAGGCCGGGATCGACGTGGAAGCGGTGCTGGGGGTGGGGGGCGAGGACCGGGCCGCGGCTTGACCCCCGCTGAGGGGCGACCGGATTCATACCGCAAACCGAGAGTCCTCGGGGCGCGGGGCAAGGGATCTGCCTCCGGCCGGGCGCGAAGCCGGGCATTGAGATCCGCCGCGCAGGCACGGGACGGGGGAGTTGGTTTCATTCCAACTCCGGAGAATGCGAGCCATCTCGTGGCTCGAACGCCGGCGGCTCTGCGCGGCGAGCTAAGGAGCCGCACCCGGCTCTCCGACAGGTCCCCCCCTGGGCTCAGGGGGCCAATGGCTTTGAACGCGACTTGGTATCAGCCGCCGGTCCCCGCCAGGAACTCGTAGCCGGCGAAAAAGGCCTCGACCTCCTCGTCCGCCTCCCGGGGCCGCTCGGCCCGGAGCGCCAGCACCAGCTGGTCCCGGTCCACCACGTTGGACACGGCGGCCAGGGCGCCGGCCATCACGGCCCCCACGTAGGCCGGGGAGCCGTGGCGGCGGGCGAGCTCCAGGGCCGGGATCCAGAGCACCCGCTGTCCGCAGAACGCGGTCTCCACGGTTTCCCGGTCCGGGTACGCCTCGGGGCGAAACCGGGCCTCGTAGGGCCGGACCGCCTCGTCCGACAGCAGGGCGGTGCCGCCCGGTCGGAGGTAGGGGACCAGCTTCAGGGCCTCCATCCGTTCGAGGCCGATGACCACGTGGGCCGCGCCCAGCGGGACCTTGGGGCTGGGGCCGGCCGGGGTCCCGATCCGCAGGTGCACCATGACCGGGGCCCCCACCTGGCTGAGGCCCGACTGGCCCAGCACGCGCACGTCGTACCCCTCGCGCAGGGCCGCCCCCCCCACCACCCGCCCCAGGGTCACCACGCCCTGCCCCCCCACTCCGCAGGCCACCACGTCCAGGTTCACGGGACCCGCCTCCTCGACCGGATGCGCCGGCGGATCGCCCGGTGGGGGCACGCCTCGGCGCACAGCCCGCACCCCAGGCACCGGTCGGCGTCGATGCGGACCCCGGCCGAGCCGTCGCCGAGCTCCAGGGCCGGGCAGTTGACCGCCTCGAGGCACGAGGGCCGGCACCGGTCCGGGCCCACGCACCGGTCGGACCGCACCTGATACGGAATCACCACCCGGGCCGTGGACCGGCGCACGCACGGCGCCTCGGCCACCACCACCTGCACCCCGGGGGATCGCAGGGCCGTGGCGAGCACCCGCGACAGCCGGCGGGTGAAGTAGGGCAACGTCTTGCGCACCCTTCGCACCCGGGCGGCCCGGGCGAGCTCCTCGATGCTCAGGGGCTGGGCAGGGGCTCCGGGGGTGGGGCGGTGTTGGGTGGGGGAGGGCTGGAACCCGGTCATGGCCGCGTGGTGGTTGTCGAGCACCAGCACGGTGAGCCGCACGTTCTTGCTGGCCGCGTTGAGCAG
This is a stretch of genomic DNA from Deferrisoma camini S3R1. It encodes these proteins:
- a CDS encoding nucleotidyltransferase substrate binding protein, which gives rise to MALDLTSLRKAVRALGDVLDRCEDEAVTSGLDPVTRNALRAGAIQHFEFTFELCWKFMQRWLRQNAESEEAARPRTRKDLFRMAARWGLIDDPIPWFRYAEARNLTSHTYNEDEAARVYAVARSFLGDARALLARLEQAND
- a CDS encoding HD-GYP domain-containing protein is translated as MIKKIAVEDLEVGMFIEDFNVPWMDHPFMSNKKKIRSAKEIDLIREHGIQEVYINTAKGKDSSRAVSVEEADAEVRQRMEQEVAAKGAEGPPVQLSKEQAAFEEEVRRAKVVYAEAKALVKDLLHDARMGRSIDGERAAQTVDKMVDSIFRNPDAITSLSRLKSFDDYTFQHSVNVSVLALALGRHLGIVKEELRRLGVGAILHDVGKMRVPEQILNKPGRLTDEEFAVMKTHTLHGAKILMDTRNVPNESAAVALNHHERFNGRGYPRGVEGMAIGKFGLIAAIVDVYDAITSDRVYHKGMPSHQALQKIYEWSKTDFYPVFVQKFIQCVGIYPIGSVVRLDTGEVGVVCRQNHAELIRPWVRLVRKASGEPFTPPVDADLTQPDPEGEKPFARTIATTLEAAQAGIDVEAVLGVGGEDRAAA
- a CDS encoding tetratricopeptide repeat protein, with the protein product MSQPKKVNLDQAVIWAVGCLVVGFVVGIVSGYFVAHTPGPRPAPVTQPAPAVAPPSSTLGSLTVEIRELKNILKNDPTNRTAWVRLGNLYFDTDQYMEAIDAYTKALELDPNDPDVITDRGIMYRRIGDFQKAVEEFRRAADLDPSHLNSLLNLGVVLRYDLNDLEGAMKAWQRYLERKPPAEMAGKIRAEIEAIRKQLP
- a CDS encoding dihydroorotate dehydrogenase electron transfer subunit, coding for MDDRAWVVYREALGGEYYRLRLRPAEPFGAEPGQFVMLQVGEGIDPLLRRPFSIHRMDPLTGGEFEVLFRVAGRGTSLLARRHVGDRVDVLGPLGRGFTLDAEAPVLVGGGVGVAPLLFLAEAFLDRGVRPRLVLGARSDRDLLCHGDFACLSVPCELVTEDGSLGRTGLVTTPLEHALREAGGAARVYACGPMPMLRAVADLCARHGVGCEVSLEAHMACGVGACLGCVVPAAGGGYLRVCKDGPVFRGEQIAWNAEVG
- the carB gene encoding carbamoyl-phosphate synthase large subunit; the encoded protein is MPKRTDIETILIIGAGPIVIGQACEFDYSGSQACKALREEGYRVVLLNSNPATIMTDPEMAHRTYVEPVTVEAVERILEAERPQALLPTLGGQTALNVAVECAKMGILDRYGVEMIGAKLPAIEKAEDRARFKEAMERIGLDLPRSGYAHSLAEAQRIVDEIGFPAILRPSFTLGGAGGGIAYNREEFEEMIKWGLEQSPVNEVLIEESVLGWKEYELEVMRDGKDNVVIICSIENLDPMGVHTGDSITVAPAQTLSDKEYQVMRDAAIAVIREIGVDTGGSNIQFAVDPRTGRMVVIEMNPRVSRSSALASKATGFPIAKIAAKLAVGYTLDEIPNDITRETPASFEPTIDYVVTKIPRFDFEKFPRADATLTTQMKSVGEVMSIGRTFKESLQKAVASLEKDIHGLRSPIKDAGSLTDEEIRERIADRLRVPNWERLWYLAEAYRRGMDAHEIHRLTQIDPWFLENLRQIVEFEEELATFRKSAGRGRLPDEVLREAKEWGFTDRRLGDLLEVSEAEVRRWREEAGIRAVFKRVDTCAAEFEAHTPYLYSTYESECEAAPTDRRKIMILGGGPNRIGQGIEFDYCCVHGVLALREDGYETIMVNCNPETVSTDYDTADRLYFEPLTLEHVLNIVRTERPEGVIVQFGGQTPLKLARALEAEGVPIIGTSPDKIDLAEDRERFQRLLHDLGLKQPENGIARSPEEAEAVAAAIGYPVVVRPSYVLGGRAMEIVYDERSLRQYMTEAVEASPEHPVLIDKFLNDAIEIDVDAVADGRRVVVAGIMEHIEEAGVHSGDSACSLPPYSLAPDLVEEIRRQTEALALALEVRGLMNVQFAVQDGTIYVLEVNPRASRTVPFVSKATGVPLAKIAARVMAGRTLDELGVTQVPVPRHVSVKEAVFPFVKFPGVDTILSPEMKSTGEVMGIDTDFGMAFAKAQLAAGNPLPLAGTVFVSVKDDDKPAAAQVARRLVEEGFRLIATRGTAAFLQAEGLPVEVVKKVQEGRPHVVDVIVNGEADLLINTTQGAKAIADSFHIRRAALEYNVPYFTTVAGARAAVSAIRSLRRAEFRVKPLQEYYGWKAGRLEG
- a CDS encoding 2-oxoacid:acceptor oxidoreductase family protein, giving the protein MNLDVVACGVGGQGVVTLGRVVGGAALREGYDVRVLGQSGLSQVGAPVMVHLRIGTPAGPSPKVPLGAAHVVIGLERMEALKLVPYLRPGGTALLSDEAVRPYEARFRPEAYPDRETVETAFCGQRVLWIPALELARRHGSPAYVGAVMAGALAAVSNVVDRDQLVLALRAERPREADEEVEAFFAGYEFLAGTGG
- a CDS encoding nucleotidyltransferase family protein, whose amino-acid sequence is MIDLPAAEIEEVRRLVARHLPGREVRVFGSRAEGSARRFSDLDLAVVGPAPDEELEALRDAFSESDLPIQVDVVRWEDLPEGIREGIGNRFVVLQEAEGR
- a CDS encoding tetratricopeptide repeat protein, giving the protein MTRGDWIGRFLGPPAFGGVVASPGRSKHGDKVLRCCLQAARTLGRVALIAGLVVWAWGGAFAGSREHLEVGLKAYRDGFHDLAAKELRAYLEAEPSSPDRAEILDLLFRAELARGNPEGARAALEELARLGRPEAEYWLGWLAVREGRDEEALTHLARYLKAGGDRVADARLLAARSSAALGRWKEAQAHYRAFLSAAPRDDSRRAAAWLGLVKAAREAGDPKAVETFAREALGDPALAGAREALRGLARTGAAAASTPEDRAFFWGRLAASAEDPADRAEALYEQGRALAEAGEPEAAAGALERFLALEPRGDRAVEARLVLADVARARGDLGAALTHLEGAIAAGAAGRRALDLHRAAFALASKLGDEGRAEAHARALLGAADAVSRQEADRARWFLAGRAAAAGRAEEAVGLWDAIDPAGPLGPAARLSAARTLLDRGDAGGALKRVEPLLATATDLEPWLLAVAAAEAAGDEGRAGRFSAEVAARVPADQAPGWLERAVAHFEKAGDRAQARALRERLATEHPATAEGDRAALALQVEAFRAEDWAGVLRWSAAARRADPSGAAELREAEALVRTGKNARAAEVLEAVAGRPGPHRARALLRLGTLADEAGDFDRARQRYEAALAAGLPDPAGRWVRRRLAELREAGRGR
- the rimI gene encoding ribosomal protein S18-alanine N-acetyltransferase → MADEEPVRIVEVPPARWMEVLRVESASFAHPWDPGTVHEVLHSRFCRALGAEAPDGSLVGHVLYAVQGGLCHVLDLAVLPGWRRRGIGTRLARAMLERLKAEGVEFSFLEVRASNAGAEAFYRSLGFEPVGRRPRYYPDTGEDAVVMVRLLAS